In Ovis aries strain OAR_USU_Benz2616 breed Rambouillet chromosome 8, ARS-UI_Ramb_v3.0, whole genome shotgun sequence, a single window of DNA contains:
- the LOC132660247 gene encoding band 4.1-like protein 3: MDFLSDISEEDPFGEADCITLDSLERLSTGETPEQGPCDPGLGPLEAPPEPDCPPAPEKPPKEADHTDSECGSFSFSFCRCFLPRFPSLLDDNGYLAFPSLPKVWVSFLPADVRHYVPITSPSFFPSLILIFGLLLSASQSVPFSLTFSLPLALSLCYLEAKAASLTVSYDCDLSDKTEEEEAVTGSPP, from the coding sequence ATGGACTTCCTTTCTGACATTTCAGAGGAAGACCCCTTTGGGGAGGCCGATTGTATCACTCTGGACAGCTTAGAGCGCCTTTCCACAGGCGAGACGCCAGAGCAGGGGCCCTGTGATCCTGGCTTGGGTCCTCTTGAAGCCCCTCCTGAGCCTGACTGCCCCCCTGCACCTGAGAAGCCTCCAAAAGAGGCTGACCACACAGATTCCGAGTGTGGGtccttctctttcagtttctgcAGGTGCTTTCTGCCTCGCTTCCCCTCGCTCCTCGATGACAATGGGTACCTTGCCTTCCCCAGCCTCCCCAAGGTCTgggtctccttcctccctgcagATGTCCGGCACTACGTTCCCATCACCTCCCCTTCGTTCTTTCCCTCTCTCATCCTCATCTTTGGgctccttctctctgcttctcagtCAGTGCCTTTTTCTCTCACCTTTTCCCTTCCTCTGGCTCTATCCCTCTGCTATCTGGAGGCGAAGGCTGCCTCCCTCACTGTTTCTTATGACTGTGACTTGAGTGACAAAacagaggaagaggaagcagTTACTGGCTCTCCTCCATAA